TTCGGGCCGATATCCCAGCACCGATGATTGGGGATTTTGACACGGAGCTTGTGCATGAATTCCTTTGGAAGCTTGCGATTGAGGCTAAAATGAACCTGCATGTCATCGTCCATTATGGACGCAACTCCCATCATATTGTGGAGGCCATCTTCAAAGCGCTCGGGCGCGCATTGGATGAAGCGACAACCATCGATCCGCGTGTAAAAGGCATCCCATCCACAAAAGGGATGCTGTAACGAAAAGGGGGGGAGTAGCTTGATCGGCATTATTGACTATGGAATGGGAAATTTATTTAGTGTGAACAACGCATTGAATCGGCTAGGAGCAGAAACGATTATCAGCGGAGAACCAAAGGTGCTCGCCTCCTGTGAGGGACTGATTTTGCCAGGTGTTGGAGCATTCCCGGATGCGATGGCAGAACTTCGGAAGCAGGGGCTTGATGTCTTTTTAAAGGAATACACAGCAAGCGGCAAGCCGCTGCTTGGCATCTGCTTAGGGATGCAGCTCTTGTTTGAAAGCAGTGATGAGCATGGTTTTTCGACAGGCCTTGGATTTTTGAAAGGACATATCGCGAAGTTCTCTGGGATTGACCGGGAAGGGAATAGGTATAAGGTTCCCCATATGGGGTGGAATAAGCTTCATTTTCAAAAGGAGCATCCCTTATTTGCTGGGCTTAAAGAGGACTATGTCTATTTTGTCCATTCCTATTATGCGGAGGTGGGCAATCGTTCCGAGCTTCTGGCTACTGCTGCTTATGATGTAGAGGTTCCAGGCATCGTCGGTTATGGCAACGTTTTGGGAATGCAATTCCATCCCGAAAAGAGCGGCCAGATGGGGAAAGCGCTGCTCCAGAATTACATCAAGTTAGTCGAAGAGAAGGAGAGGCTTATCCAATGACAAAATCATTTACCATCTACCCCGCGATTGATATGAGGGGAGGGCGCTGTGTCCGCCTTCTGCAGGGAGATTATGAACAAGAAACTGTTTATGGTGATTCACCGTTCGATATGGCAAAATCCTTTGCAGAAATGGGAGCTTCATGGATTCATATGGTTGACTTGGATGGGGCGAAGGAAGGCTCGCTTGTGAATGATTCCTATGTTCTGAAAGCGGCTCAGGAGCTAAAGGATGTCTCCATCCAAATCGGCGGAGGAATCAGAAGTGAGAGGCAGGTCAACCATTATCTTGAGAACGGTGTGGCTCGCGTGATATTAGGGAGCATTGCTGTTAGAGAACCAGCATTTGCTGAAGAGATGATTCAGAAATATCCCGGCCAAATCGCCATTGGTTTGGATGGCAAGAGCGGAAAGGTCGCGACAGATGGCTGGCTTGAGACGAGTGAGTGGACCGTGCTAGATTTAGGGAAGTATTTTGCCGACAAGGGTGCGGAGTGGTTTATATTCACCGATATAGCTAATGATGGCATGCTGAGCGGCCCGAATGTAAGTGCAACGGCTGAATTAGCCCGTATTACCGGTAAAAATGTGATTGCCTCTGGCGGGATGAGTCGTCTTGAGGATATTGCTGCTTTGAAGCAGCATCAATCGGCTGGAATTGAGGGAGTGATTATCGGTAAAGCATTGTACGAAAATCGATTCACTCTCCCAGAAGCCTTGCTGGAAGCGGAGGGGAAAGCATGATTACGAAGCGCATTATACCTTGCTTGGATGTAAAAGAAGGCCGTGTTGTCAAAGGAATCCAGTTTCTCGGATTGCAGGATGCCGGCGATCCGGTCGAGCTTGCCCAAATGTATGATGACCAAGGAGCCGACGAGCTGGTGTTCCTCGATATCTCTGCCTCCCATGAAGGACGGAAAACGATGGTCGAGGTGGTGAAGAAAGCCGCCTCTGTCCTCAGTATTCCTTTTACAGTTGGCGGCGGAATTAACACTGTCGAAGATATGAGAACCATCCTCCGCTCTGGAGCGGACAAGGTTTCCGTTAATACGGCAGCTGTCCTGCGTCCGCAGCTGATTGCGGAAGGAGCTGCATACTTCGGCAATCAGTGCATTGTCCTAGCGATTGATGCTAAATATGATTCTGAATTCGGCGGCTATCGCGTGTACACCCATGGCGGACGAAAACCGACGGAACTCAATGCAATTGACTGGGCCAAACAGGCCGTGGCACTAGGCGCTGGAGAGATTCTCCTTACCAGTATGGATAAGGACGGTGAAAAAAGCGGGTTCCATCTCGAATTGACACGTGCGGTCAGCGAAGCTGTGACCGTGCCTGTTATTGCCTCAGGAGGAGCGGGAGGCATGGAGGATTTCGCTCCAGTCTTCACCGAAGGAAAAGCCGATGCGGCGCTTGCGGCGTCAATCTTTCATTATAAAGAAACAAGTGTTCAAGAAGTGAAAAGCAGACTGAAAGAACAAGGGGTGCATGTAAGATGAACGGATTGAAATTTGACGAAGCCGGGCTGCTGCCTGCGATTGTCCAAGACGCAAATACGAAAGAGGTACTAACGCTTGCCTACATGAATGAGGAGTCTTTGGCGAAAACGCTTGAAACGCGAGAAACCTGGTTCTACAGCCGTTCCCGCAAGGAGCTATGGCATAAAGGAGAAACGAGCGGAAACACGCAAAAGGTGCAGGAAATCATGTATGACTGTGACAAGGACGCCCTCGTTGTAAAGGTCATCCCGACCGGTCCGGCCTGCCATACCGGCACTGTCAGCTGTTTCACAGAGAAGCTGCTTGAAGGTGAGGAACTGGAAGCCTCAGGGGCAGCGGGGTCTAGCTACCTTAATGAGCTTGAACGGATCATTGCCCGCCGCGATGCCGAACGTCCAGAAGGCTCTTATACCACCTACCTTTTCGAAGAAGGTGTCGATAAAATCCTGAAAAAAGTTGGTGAAGAAGCCGCAGAGGTCATCATCGCAGCCAAAAACCGCGATGTGAATGAATTGAAATGGGAAGTATCCGATCTCTTCTTCCATGTGCTTGTCCTCTTACGTGAACAAGGATTGCCCTATTCCGAAATTGAAAAGAATCTGCGTGAACGACATGCAGATAAGATTCAAAACAAAGACTTTAAAGGCTGAA
The DNA window shown above is from Pradoshia eiseniae and carries:
- the hisIE gene encoding bifunctional phosphoribosyl-AMP cyclohydrolase/phosphoribosyl-ATP diphosphatase HisIE, translated to MNGLKFDEAGLLPAIVQDANTKEVLTLAYMNEESLAKTLETRETWFYSRSRKELWHKGETSGNTQKVQEIMYDCDKDALVVKVIPTGPACHTGTVSCFTEKLLEGEELEASGAAGSSYLNELERIIARRDAERPEGSYTTYLFEEGVDKILKKVGEEAAEVIIAAKNRDVNELKWEVSDLFFHVLVLLREQGLPYSEIEKNLRERHADKIQNKDFKG
- the hisF gene encoding imidazole glycerol phosphate synthase subunit HisF, with translation MITKRIIPCLDVKEGRVVKGIQFLGLQDAGDPVELAQMYDDQGADELVFLDISASHEGRKTMVEVVKKAASVLSIPFTVGGGINTVEDMRTILRSGADKVSVNTAAVLRPQLIAEGAAYFGNQCIVLAIDAKYDSEFGGYRVYTHGGRKPTELNAIDWAKQAVALGAGEILLTSMDKDGEKSGFHLELTRAVSEAVTVPVIASGGAGGMEDFAPVFTEGKADAALAASIFHYKETSVQEVKSRLKEQGVHVR
- the hisA gene encoding 1-(5-phosphoribosyl)-5-[(5-phosphoribosylamino)methylideneamino]imidazole-4-carboxamide isomerase is translated as MTKSFTIYPAIDMRGGRCVRLLQGDYEQETVYGDSPFDMAKSFAEMGASWIHMVDLDGAKEGSLVNDSYVLKAAQELKDVSIQIGGGIRSERQVNHYLENGVARVILGSIAVREPAFAEEMIQKYPGQIAIGLDGKSGKVATDGWLETSEWTVLDLGKYFADKGAEWFIFTDIANDGMLSGPNVSATAELARITGKNVIASGGMSRLEDIAALKQHQSAGIEGVIIGKALYENRFTLPEALLEAEGKA
- the hisH gene encoding imidazole glycerol phosphate synthase subunit HisH, producing the protein MIGIIDYGMGNLFSVNNALNRLGAETIISGEPKVLASCEGLILPGVGAFPDAMAELRKQGLDVFLKEYTASGKPLLGICLGMQLLFESSDEHGFSTGLGFLKGHIAKFSGIDREGNRYKVPHMGWNKLHFQKEHPLFAGLKEDYVYFVHSYYAEVGNRSELLATAAYDVEVPGIVGYGNVLGMQFHPEKSGQMGKALLQNYIKLVEEKERLIQ